The Caldisericaceae bacterium DNA window AAGGATGAACAAGAATAACACTAATGTCCTCCTCGGGATAACAGGAGGAGTTGCAGCCTACAAAATCCTTGAGCTACTTCGCTTGCTTGTAAAAAAAGGCTTCAAGGTAAAAGTTGTGCTTACCGAAGCTGCTCTTAATTTTGTTACACCCTTCTCGTTTTTATCTCTTGGTGCTGAAGAAGTTTTTACTGATTTAGATCAGTTTTCCGTAAAAGATGGGAGTTCTATACATTTATCATTATCAAGATGGGCTCACGTAATCCTTGTTGCTCCAGCAACTGCAGATATTGTTGCAAAAATAGCAAATGGCATTTCTGATAATTTACTTCTTACTACCATACTTGCCTCTAAAAACCCTGTGCTTATTGCTCCGTCGATGAATGAAAACATGTTCCTCAATCCTATTACACAAAGCAATTTAGAAAAACTAAAGACTCTTGGTTTTAAAATCATTGAACCAGAAGAGGGATACCTTGCCGATTTACAAAAAGGTAAAGGTAGGTTGAAAGGTGTAGAAGATCTCTTCGAAGATATCATGTATTTTTTGTATGATAAACCATTCCTCAATAAAAAAGTTCTTGTAACTGCTGGTGCAACAAGAGAGTTTATTGATCCAGTGCGTTTTATTACAAATGCCTCTTCAGGTAAAATGGGTATAGCTTTGGCCAAAGTTGCAAAAAGACTTGGTGCTAATGTAACACTCGTCTTTGGAGAGGTTAGCGAACGAATTCCTGAAGTTGATAGGTCAATACACGTAACAACAACCGAAGAGATGAAAAATTGTGTCATTGAGAATTTGAAAGAAGCAGATATTTTGCTAATGGCAGCAGCTCCAGCGGATTATAAACCTACAACGTATACAGATAAAAAACTTCCCAAACTTGATAAATACGATTTAAAATTAGAAAAGACTGATGATATTTTAAAAGAAGCTTCAAAGTATAAAATTAATAAGTTATTTGTGGGTTTTGCCCTACAAACCGAAGACTTAATTGAAAATGCTAAGAATAAACTTTTAGAAAAAAA harbors:
- the coaBC gene encoding bifunctional phosphopantothenoylcysteine decarboxylase/phosphopantothenate--cysteine ligase CoaBC: MNKNNTNVLLGITGGVAAYKILELLRLLVKKGFKVKVVLTEAALNFVTPFSFLSLGAEEVFTDLDQFSVKDGSSIHLSLSRWAHVILVAPATADIVAKIANGISDNLLLTTILASKNPVLIAPSMNENMFLNPITQSNLEKLKTLGFKIIEPEEGYLADLQKGKGRLKGVEDLFEDIMYFLYDKPFLNKKVLVTAGATREFIDPVRFITNASSGKMGIALAKVAKRLGANVTLVFGEVSERIPEVDRSIHVTTTEEMKNCVIENLKEADILLMAAAPADYKPTTYTDKKLPKLDKYDLKLEKTDDILKEASKYKINKLFVGFALQTEDLIENAKNKLLEKNLDFIVANTPSNIGVDRGKITLISKALDMFEFEGTKEEIAHFIFLKII